GAGTTGGAAGGAATTCATAATGGCGTCAGCAAACGAACCGTTCAAGCCGACATACAATTGATGCGATCGAATAAACTCGGTTATAACGCCCCAATCATTGTGACCGACAGAAAGTACTACTCATACGAGGATCCAAACTACAGCATTAGCAACTCGCCCATTTCTGCTACCGACATGGAAAAGATGAAGGAAGTAGTGGAGGTCCTAAAACACCTCAACGGCTTCGCTTATTTTGATGAGATGAGCGATATGATCGCTCGCTTAGAAGACAAAATGCTTGTAAATTCTGGCGAACACAAGCAAGCCATACAAATGGAAAGCAACACCTTATTAAAAGGATTAAATTGGATAAACACGCTTCACAAGGCCATTCGAGAAGAAATACCTTTATTGATCACCTACAAATCTTTCAAAACCGATACGCCATCTGATACGGTTTATTTCCCTTACCTATTGAAAGAATATAGAAATCGTTGGTTCTTAATTTGCCGGCAGAAGAAAAACAATGGTCTTCAAACTTTGGCTTTAGATCGCATTCATGAAATCGCAGAGATGGCGAAGTCACAGTTCGTGCCTTACGATGGCGTAGATTTTGAGCGCTACTTTTCCGACACGATTGGTGTAACGAAATCAATCAAAGATCGAGGGAACAAAGTGATATTACATGTCGAATCAAAGAATGCGCCTTATGTGGAAACCAAACCCTTACATAATTCGCAACAGATATTGAACCGCCTCGACGATGGCAGCATCATCATACGTATCGATGTTGTATTGAATTTCGAACTCGAGCGAGAAATATTGGGCTTCGGGGAATGTATGAAAGTGCTCGCACCTCGTTACTTAGTAAATCGAATAAAAAGACGAGTATCGCAGAGTATGAAGCAGTACAGCGATTCTGAAAACAATCAACAAAAAACAAAAGAAGAAAAATAATAGTATTACTAATAATGAGTAAATTAAGTCTAGAATAATCGTGATTGGGAACCACAGCGCTTCAAAAATTTTCGAAGCAGATTATTTTAGCATTTCAAATACCTATGCAAAAAAGTAAAATGGAGGAAAAACCAAAGAAAAAACCAAGGAAAGTTACGGCCGGACCGATCCGAGAGAAAGCCAGAACGATGGAAAAACTAATTGCGGCAGTAGGCAAAGTCATTAAGAAACATGGATATCCAGGGCTTACGGTCGCCAACATAGCGAGTGAAAGTGGCTTGGACAGAAAGCTAGTTTACACCTATTTTGGCACCCTAGACAACTTAATCGAGGTCTACATTACACGACAAGATTATTGGAAATCCAAAGCGAACAAACAAATCGAGTCGCTGCTGCAAGCCGAAAATCTGAGTAAACTGGCGATGGTAAACTTATTACAAGGGCAATTTGAACAGGTCCTCAATGATAAGATACTACAGCGGATCATCCATTGGGAGCTTGGTGTCAAAAGCAAACCGCTCCGTAAACTGGCAGACAGCCGCGAAGAAGTTGGCGAATTGCTGTTGAACAAATTTGAAGAAAGCTATCCGAATAAGGATATAGACCTACGTGCGCTGTTGGCAATTCAAACCGCAGGATTATATTATCTAGCGCTCCATGCCAGCTCAAACGGTAGCACCTTTTGCGGTATCGATATCGGAACGCCCGAAGGGAAAGAAAGAATCAATCGAACCGTGGAGAACACGCTAGATCTTTTAATAAATAGCTCCAATCAATCTAAAGGAGACTAAAATATGATAATATGAACAGAACCATTCGCATAGACGATCAAATCTCATTGAAATTCCTTGTAGAAAGCGACGCAAGAACGATTTTTAATTACATCAACACACAACGAGATTATTTAGGAGAATGGTTACCCTTTGTTCAGTTTACCCATGAAGTCAAAGACAGCAAAGGTTTCGTCGATATGGCGATCGAGCTTCGTAAAATCAAGAAGGACTATGTCTATAAAATATGCTATGACGACCGCATGATCGGTCTCATCGGCACCAAAGAAACCGATTATCTGAATAAAAATACAGAGCTAGGCTACTGGCTATCGCAGGACTATCAAGGTCAAGGCATCATGACCAAGGTCGTTGAAAAACTGACCGCTCTCCTCTTCGACGAGATGGGTATTGAAAGGATACAAATATGCTGCGCTGTCGGTAACGAAAAAAGTATTGCTATCCCGAAAAGATTAGGCTTTATCCAAGAAGGAATAAAGCGTAATGGCGAATGGGCCGGCAATTTAGTATTTCGAGATCTGATTGTCTTTAGTAAGCTCAAATCCGAAAGCAATTCTTAACTATAGAAATTGCCAGTACCGTCTGACCTCAGTTAAATAACAGACTTTCATAACCCTTATCAAACCCATATCATACCCCATTCAGAAGGGCTTTGATATGGGTTTGTATTGGGTTTACATTGGGTTTAAAAGGGGTTTGGCTAGAAGTTAGTAGTTAGTAGTTAGACCTATAGTTTCTAGTTTTGAACCAAGAAAGGAAGGATGCAAAGATGACCATGATCCTGCTCATCCTTGCATTCTTCCTTTCCTGGTTCAAAGACAATACTCTAATATCTCATTTCTAAAGTCTAAAATCTAATTCCAGCAATAGGTCTAAATACTAACTACTAAATACTAACTACTATTTCCTCGCTTCCTTCATCGGGTTGCTTTCTGTAGACTGTCCTCTTGCGCTTCTTCCGTTTTCTTTGAAGATTTCGAAGCGCGAGGGCTGTGCTTGTCGAGGCCAAGCGTTGTTTGCTTCATCGATGTCGGCAGTTTCGCGGTAGGGATCTAAGCGAATACTGACAACGTCCTTTGACTTGGCGAAGACTTTTGTTGCTTCTTGCTCGTTATGGCGCCATATATAAGCAGAGATACGGTCAATTTCTTTGCTGCCGTCGGCATAGTTCCATTCGATAATCAGGGGCATTACTAAACCGCCATTATTTTTAAAGGTCAATTCGTAGAAAGAGATTTTTCCATCGAATATATCCTTTTCCTTTTGGCTTAGGCCGCTATAAAATTGCTGGTAATTGTTTTGGTCAGCGGGACGTA
The DNA window shown above is from Sphingobacterium hotanense and carries:
- a CDS encoding helix-turn-helix transcriptional regulator, producing MSTNKLALIRYKTIDNCLRQKHRKWTLDELIEKVSEQLYELEGIHNGVSKRTVQADIQLMRSNKLGYNAPIIVTDRKYYSYEDPNYSISNSPISATDMEKMKEVVEVLKHLNGFAYFDEMSDMIARLEDKMLVNSGEHKQAIQMESNTLLKGLNWINTLHKAIREEIPLLITYKSFKTDTPSDTVYFPYLLKEYRNRWFLICRQKKNNGLQTLALDRIHEIAEMAKSQFVPYDGVDFERYFSDTIGVTKSIKDRGNKVILHVESKNAPYVETKPLHNSQQILNRLDDGSIIIRIDVVLNFELEREILGFGECMKVLAPRYLVNRIKRRVSQSMKQYSDSENNQQKTKEEK
- a CDS encoding TetR/AcrR family transcriptional regulator; translation: MQKSKMEEKPKKKPRKVTAGPIREKARTMEKLIAAVGKVIKKHGYPGLTVANIASESGLDRKLVYTYFGTLDNLIEVYITRQDYWKSKANKQIESLLQAENLSKLAMVNLLQGQFEQVLNDKILQRIIHWELGVKSKPLRKLADSREEVGELLLNKFEESYPNKDIDLRALLAIQTAGLYYLALHASSNGSTFCGIDIGTPEGKERINRTVENTLDLLINSSNQSKGD
- a CDS encoding GNAT family N-acetyltransferase is translated as MNRTIRIDDQISLKFLVESDARTIFNYINTQRDYLGEWLPFVQFTHEVKDSKGFVDMAIELRKIKKDYVYKICYDDRMIGLIGTKETDYLNKNTELGYWLSQDYQGQGIMTKVVEKLTALLFDEMGIERIQICCAVGNEKSIAIPKRLGFIQEGIKRNGEWAGNLVFRDLIVFSKLKSESNS